The Sebastes fasciatus isolate fSebFas1 chromosome 22, fSebFas1.pri, whole genome shotgun sequence genome includes the window CTCTCTGTAGAGACGGCTGTCCTCTCTCAGGTCTGTCAGGTGAAGATGAAACGGCCGAGTCGCCTTCTTGTTCGACCCGTACAGCCTTCTCAACTGGCCAGCCAGTCGACTTATCTCCTGaaccacacaaacatacacagttGGAGATCAGTACAACCCGTTGTTTTGTACTCTAGAAACAGGCTGTTTGAGATTTAATGATGCTGTTTTGAGGCACCTACCTTGTCAGACATGCCGTCTGTCATACTCAGGTCAACGCAGAGTTTGAGCCCTGTGGACTGAGCCTCAGCTAAACGCTCTTTGATGATCGCTTTCATGACCCGCTTGGTAAACTGAGGATTATCTGAGCTGGCACCTgtatgacaaaaacacagaaaaacactgttTATAGAAGATCTGGAGTGAAAATGTAAATTACTGCAAAAGCAAAATGATTCTCTTCACTTGATGTGTACCTGACTGCTGCTCTCGTTTGAGtttcctcctctgcttctcttctttccttttgCTTTTCTTCGCTGCCAGCTGCCGCTCCCAGTGTCGCTGCTTCCTCAACACATTCCTCTgttcacacagacagacaaaacacCGTTTAACAGTGCACAATAGCTCAAGACGTCTACAGTatttaataaagtataaaataactAGGATAATAGATTATTTTTGGTGGAAACCAGGCCTCTGTGTAAACTTTGGTCGGCTTTTGGCTTGTTAACAATGGATTTTGATCTTGTTTGAAGGGCTTTTATAAACCCAATGGGTcaccaaatgtttttgaaatcacgggaaataatgtattttatcaTCCAAAGTAATCTAAAAACATACCTAAATAACAGATATGAGGCACTGCATAAACAAATTCTAAGATTAACCTGCTATGATCTGTATCATACCATTGTGATGTGAATTAGGGGTGTCGCGATATACCGGAATACCGTTATATACCTGACGAtaactgtgttttttaaaaatgaaatattgatatcggGTTAATAATACActtatgataatattgtgtaaataatccagagcctcttaaatcattttatacatAGTTATGTTTACAGACCCTCCATCCACCCCCCTACACTCATATTTacagtgtaattaatttgccaaaaaatagacataacgcacaataaacaaaggtaaagatgaatttgactgatacttatttttaatattaataataatgtggcGATAATATTGTTATCGTTAATTCTTTTGGTCACGATAATCATGTAGTGAATATCttatattgtgacagccctaatattaatattttgggtgtttttttgAATGCACATCAGACCGCTTGAGAAATCAAATAAGATCATTTTAATTATCTCATTTATTGCATTGGTTTTGATGCACTTgagatgttttttatatttatattttttttatattatatagttttcaTGCTGTGGTCCTGAGagaaacaatatttcatttttagttaTGGTTGAAATGACTGTCTCTGGAAATGACTGTCTCTGGAAactttattattaatgattatttaattaacaaatgaaataaataatgataaattaaGCTGCTACCCTGTAAATCCATGCAAACTTACTGAAAACGGTGCAGCCTCCCTgcctctcctgtcctcctcaGTCTCCACGTCTATCTGAAGCACATCTATCAGCTGTGAAACTCCATTCAGCTGCACTTCACACACTTCTGAGACAATATGTGCCATCTTTAGACTAGCTTCTCCAGACATAACTCTACTTATTCCTGGCATTTAATACACAAAAAGTCAcatttgtgtttatattgtaacgctaaatgttttttaaatcatattattttCTGAAATCCACTAAATGAGACATTTAAAGCAACATATTAGTGGATCTAAAGGCAGAAGGAGAAGACATGCCGAAGAAACCGGAAGGGTCGCCTCCATGTGATCTGCGCATGTGAATGACGTCAGAGTAAACAAAGTAGAGAGGGGCGTGGCCCAGaggatgtatttttatttattttttatttatttttatttgcacatatataaaactacaCAAAAAAATCCAGGTTgaagaataaaagaagaagaaataagtgttatacttatttttttattttattcatctaGTTTCTTTTCTACTTTCCAATCCTGATTTATTCCGCTCCAAATGTCTTCAACTCTTTTTGGAAATAAcactaaataataaaatattatatccttaaaatgatatggcttaaaagattaccctccttttatacttttaaagattttaaaacacatttgactATGATTGAAAACTCAAAgctcaaaaattctaaattggcaaaaactattagattgtttagacattttatgtttattccaattgtttaacagaccccaattgtttttttttaattcatctttttcttttcttatttatttattaatttatttgcaaatatttaaaactgcacaaaatccagtcaatgaaaaaaaagaagaaatgtgtcaggagaggtcaagaagccacaggcttatacaaaggacctccccgtaaaccccaggagaaaaaaacaaacaataacaaaaaagaaagaaagatctaaactaacataattttaaaaatacagcaaaagttaaacaacaacaagtagtacacaaaatgtgcagaaaaacctaaccaaacagtggaaaacaatccaataaaaacattgaaatacatacaaaaaaacagtacagaagaaaagaaaatatatctacacatatcaaaagataattatacctcatgaattaaatgtgatgaaaatGTCCTTTTAAAATGTAGGATAAcaagctcttgataacatgtattttgtgtttgtatgttttgttttgtaaaaaggcaggtgGATTATGTACTTGTGAATTTGGAGCGAATACATCCATGATTTGGAGGAATATAAACATTCCATTCAGCCAGTCATACAGAGGATATTTggtcatttatgttttttatgtgatCTTTAAAATAATTGCAAAAACAGTCTTGGGGTCAGTAGCAGTGTGGTAGTTTACATTTCCACTAACACGCCAGAAGAGGGCAGTATCACTCCAGTTCTGTAaagaataatgcaaatttgtggatattttactatatatatatatatgtacatatatgtatatgtggtaTGCAGTGTGCGCATGTAGTGTAATGTGtggtgtatgtatgtgtatatatgtatatacacatatatacacatacacacatatatacatatacatatatatatatgtatatatatatatatatatgtatatgtatatatgtgtgtgtatgtatatattgcatgttgtattgcatgtgcatattgtatattataaattgtacattataaataataatttgcgcatataagaaaagataacaacTAGTCAATTtgattaagttaaatatgtaagtaatgaattggtattgtgattaagttatattataagtaattaattggtattctggattgataacaaattaatattttgataaggataattatatcagtaattaatttatatttctgtatgacacagattaaaggtaataattatagttagaataataataattatagttagacaaatttaggaaaatgtaattagagtatatgtatggctcaatacggaagctggttaataagtaataattgatttatggagagaaggtgtgggattaaataagtttatacttcttctcactctttttggaatatgtaaatcagggcatcaagtgtttgacaatttatttttcttatgcttttcattgtatgtaaatactacttgttttttttgtattctacatgttcgaaataaattttgaaattaaattaaatgaaataactccaaataaatttaatttatagACGCTCGGACACCAACctacattatatgaaactacaatAATCAAATATTGTGTCTTAGAGGTTCATTATTGTACATTCGCCAAGGAAGTTTGATGGGATTACTGAAAATAAATCTCAGAAATATGACATActtatctgttttattttaattttgtattatccgtgtattttggtgttccatatttgtacaccacgatacaatccttacattttatttgttgtataatttatttattttactattacattatttgtaaaaaattaacaaatatatttgttaatttttttataatggAAAAACTGAATATGTTGATGTAACTACTATATTGAACTTTCGAAATAAAGTTTgataaaaaaactttattagCATAAACATTGTCTTCCTGTCTTAATTACGCATGCGCAATGGGGCgcaaactttctttttttgtaaccttGGTAACGTCACGGAAGGTGAGTAAATCCTCTCGCTTGTTACTCATCATATTGTGTAAATCTGGTTAAAAACACATGTAACATACCAATATTACAGGTTTTATGATTTCTTTGAAGCTGCTAAATATCGTTAGAAATATTGACTGTAAATTCAGACGGTTATAAACGTTAAGTTAGCTACCGTTAGCTGTTTTACATGTGTCAAGGTCGTCGTTGTGCTAGCAAACGTAGCTAAGCTAATAAGGCTAGGCTAGGTCCACCTTGCGTCAATTTACGTCAACCGCtaatgttacgttacgttacgtacTATAAAATAACTTGGTTACATCCAAACATACAGTGAGTCACTGTACCTCTTGAAGCTTAAatacaagaaagaaaaaagtgaaCAGAGAATGCAACAAAAGTGAAATGCTGCTCAAATTAATCTCatcttttaatgcaaatgtcTGAAATGAGGTAGGTTGTTTAGTGTTGGTAGAGTTTTAATTTTTCCTTATGGTTCTTAATAATAGGATGCCAGTATAGAAATCAGATCCTatacttaaaaaaaaggcaCCAATATCAGattataaaaaatacttaatttaaagtaaaaatactgcattcaaaattctGAGTAAAGGTGCATACTTATTATCAGCAAATGTACTGAAAGTATTCTCACTCAATGCAGAATAGATCGTCAATGCTCAATcacattattggattattataaCTACTATGGGTAGTTTATTCAATCAAAATGCACCCTATTTTATAAGCCCAGCAGATGTTTTGTAGATAAAATCATAATCTAGTTACTAAGTAACTAGTAAATATAGCAAATAATCAATAAGCTAATGATATAGGAAATAAATGAAGTTTAAAGTACCATGAATTTGAAATATGTAGATACAATTATTGAGGAAATTAATATTTAGTAATTTGTGCTGAAACATAGCTTCACTTCTAGCAATCTACTTTGTATccaatacaaatattaatttaaaaagaacTGCATTATCATTTATCACCAACGCACTGGCAAAAAATTATCCTAGTTATAATAAAGGCTCTTAGTTATTTTTTGACAGTATTGCACTACCACTCTGATCATACTCTTTCCCTCATTGCCCCCAGAGGAGACAGTGAACGGTCATCAAAAGTAGAGAGCATATGAACTTAATCAAGACTCTCTACCCGCTTCGCGCTCAGGAAAGAGTATCAAAAACTCTTCATCGTGGTTAGCGAGACCAAACAgtttagaaacacatttctcaagTCAGAAACTATAGAAATGATCCCTGAAAGTATAGTCTTAACCTCTACACTGCTCTTGCCCTACCACTAGTACGACGAACCTGCACTTCACTGTCATGGTACTGACATCCAGATGTTTACAGTGAGAGAAaagttagctgatgcatctacCCTAACAGCTAGATAACCTTTATTATTTGGAATAATTAGAGATGGCCCCAAAGCGCCCAAACTTTTTCTGCATATGTACAAAGAAAGGCTTaaagaaagtaataataataacttaagaAAATAAGGGGGGTATTGTATTGGCTTTGTGTCTCTGCCTCCAGCAGGTCATTACCAAAACACgtaattgttttgttgttataaCAAAACTTCAAATACTGTTACAAAATCAAATCTTCATagctttaaatattattttttagtgAGAAGTCATTAAAACGTTTTGAAAATAATTCTTAAGTTTCCTCATGTCGCGATATTTGGTCATGTGCAGAAACTCTCGTTTGTTTGTAGTCGGAAGACAAAAAGTGGTGCACACTAGCATCTAGCTCTTCATAACGTTAAAGTGGAATTTTCTCGTCTTTTTCTTGGTGGTGTCATTGCTATATTAAGTTGTTTTACACTGcgttacacacacattcagccgATGTAAATGCTTGAGGATTGTTTAAAATCTCGCCTCTAAAAACCACGTTTATACTCGTGTTGTTGTTAGCACACGATGCTACCACGCTGCCATGCAGCATAgtagcagccaatcagagcactcAGCGGAGGAATTATGCCATCAGACAGCATTGTGGGTATTCTAAATAGATATAGTTTGTAGATGATATAACAGTTTACAAAGCGTTTTATCCTAGTTTTTATATGTATGCTGTGCTTTGTGTTGTCAGTAGAACGATGTTAAATGTATTTCAGGTGGTAAATATTGTCATTATGGTGCTTTTAAAATgctattatatattaataacaATTGCACATGTTCTCATATTGTGTCTTTTATTCAGTGTCGCTAATTAGTAGCTATTTAGATGTTGTTTGTGATAATTTTCTCACTGTAAACATGTGGTGAGCATTGTTGGATGTCAGTACCATGACAGTGAAGTGCAGGTTCGTCGTACTAATGGTAGGGCAAGAGCAGTTTAGAGGTTAAGACTATACTTTCAGGGATCATTTCTATAGTTTCTGActtgagaaatgtgtttctaaacTGTTTGGTCTCGCTAACCACGATGAAGAGTTTTTGATACTCTTTCCTGAGCGCGAAGCGGGTAGAGAGTCTTGATTAAGTTCATATGCTCTCTGCTTTTGATGACCGTTCACTGTCTCCTCTGGGGGCAATGAGGGAAAGAGTATGATCAGAGTGGTAGTGCAATACTGTCAAAAATAACTAAGAGTCTTTATTATGATCAGGAAGATTTAAGCCAATGCGTTGGTGTTAAAGGATAATGcagttttattaaattaatatttacatTAGAAACGAAGTAGTTTGATAGAAGTGAAGTTATGATTCAGCACACATTACTATTATTAatctcagtgctttaagactaatgaaTGGACACATGCAAAGTCTCTCCTCATGATGAGGAGCCCTCatgatgacccctagagctactatggaagagtgcagtcttatttatttatttatgcatttcttttttgttccttgaattattttctaccttttatttttgttattatactattttttttttttataatgtcagttatctttcctatccaattgtgccttgtatgttagtagtattgagtttagattacaatgccttaatgtttgtaaattaattttcttcaataaaaaaaaatgcggCATACAGAACGCTACAAAAAAGCACAAATTACTAAATATTAACTTCCTCAATAATTGTATCTAcattcttttattatttcaaagtcATGGTACTTTAAACTTCATTGCAAGCTCTCATATGCTCTCGCATGTTTCACTCCACTTCATTTATTTCCTATATTATTAGCTCATTGATTATTTGCTATAGTTAATAGTTACTTTGTAGATGATGATTTTATCTACAAAACATCTGATGGGCTTATAAAATAGGGTGCATTTTGATTGAATAAACTAACCATAGTAGGTATAATTGGatgattatatattatattatattatcattctatgatatatgagttattagaggagaagtgagaaagggatatagggaaatataagttttacttctacctactccttttcggacactattactcttgttttgtttgtttattattttgtatctgtttttatttgttttcatgttcgaaataaagtctttcattcattcattcattctttccaTCAAAACCAGTGCGTGATTTATAGCCTTAATGGTTTGTAATTGAATCTTGTATAATTAAGTAAAAAAAGAGTGCCTTGTTGTTGGGTTTATTGCCAAGGATACGCGTGGTGGAGTAACATTATTTCCCCAGGCTTAAATAAAAGTAGGAGTGTGGGCTTGTCTGCTGAGCTTTTTGTTGGTAGCCCAGAGTAGGCGGGTTTTTACTCCACCTGCCAAGAAGACC containing:
- the trmt10b gene encoding tRNA methyltransferase 10 homolog B, which codes for MPGISRVMSGEASLKMAHIVSEVCEVQLNGVSQLIDVLQIDVETEEDRRGREAAPFSRNVLRKQRHWERQLAAKKSKRKEEKQRRKLKREQQSGASSDNPQFTKRVMKAIIKERLAEAQSTGLKLCVDLSMTDGMSDKEISRLAGQLRRLYGSNKKATRPFHLHLTDLREDSRLYRECLRMNEGFLNYVMDITDESCLDLFPPKTVIYLTPDAEEALETVEADKVYVLGGLVDESIKKKLSFSRARELSVHTARLPIDEYMVKKNNAKNFHSKILAVNQVFDILLTFCNTGSWTEALQAWFPQGKGYVVAPEDSPPLPVRPSQT